Part of the Vigna unguiculata cultivar IT97K-499-35 chromosome 3, ASM411807v1, whole genome shotgun sequence genome, CAATACAGAGTCGGTTTCGAAGATAAATATGTTCCAAGTAACAAGTCACAGACTTTATTGATGTGTCAAGGCTCGCCCTTAAACAAAAGTATTGCGAAAGTTATGACTCTTTGTGATATGAGAGTTCTTGgttaattgaattgaaataatataaatattattgcaatattttatttgacttggaaaaaataaatatagtgaagttgaaaaaaaaaacttagttgCAGAGAAGACAAGTATTAAATAGATTATATACTAGTTAAGATAAATATAACATGAATGACgtataagtaaaaaattatataggATCCCTCTTCTGAAGAAAACATATCAAGAAGGCTAATAGTAATAGGTGACAAACTGACATTGTTCTATTTTTCAAGTTACAAGCACAAAGTAAGTTGAAATTCAAGGTGAATAATGCAATGACTCGATAAAAtccaataatacataaaataagatagagaaAGAGAACTAAAGAAACATTACCAAAGTAAAGAACAGGGGCGAGCAGAATACAGATAGCCATGATAAGTTTATTGAATTAAGTACCTTTATAACAGCTACACCACCCAACAGTTTCGCAATTCTCTCTGAGAGCTTTCTTGACAAGTTTGCATTATCTGTTTCACTAAGATCTTTCTTTATCTGTGAAATTCTGGCCTGAACTTCAGCCTTAGTACTAGGATCAGCAATGATAGTTGTCGCATTACTGGTTATTGTCACTTTCAGTGCAGTACCAAGCTGGTCTGATGTTGCACCATCAAGTGTGAGACCCAAGTCTCCAGAAAGAAAATCAGCACCTGTGGTGTTAATAACATGCGATCAAACAACCAGAGCAGGAAAAGTGTTGTTGATTAAATGAGGCTGGACAGGAAACTCTTTTAAGATATgggaacaaaaaaaatacaccCTGGGTATAcagaagaaaaacataaaaaaacaaaatatcaaagtaGCCTTGTACAGATAGTCACATGCGACACACAAAACAGTACTCCAAAATATAACATCATCTCCCAAAATATAAGTAACTCAAGTCTTTAAGAATAATAATGTGTTGGAGATCTCGCATTGGCTAAagataaaaccaaattataGTACACAAATGGATACAAACTTTACCTTAAAAGTTGGTATTGTGAGGAAATTTGGCGACATGGAGAGGCAAGAATTGTCACAAAGGTCAAGTGCAGAAGTTGAATATAGATTTATGGCCCAAGTTATATGTGAATTGATGAGGATAAGGACCATTTTTAATGATCTCAAGATACAATAGAGAACTCTTATGAAACTGCTTTTTGATAACAAATATGCTATGAGCATTACTCATAATCCTACCCAGCATGATTGAACGAAGCATGTAGGGATGGACTGAAACTTCATTATGAAGTTAGATAGCGGGCTTGTCAAGACAACATATGTACCATCAAGAAGTCAGTTGGCAGATGTTCTTACTAAGGGACAACCtacaaaacaatttcaagatcTTACCAACATGCTGAGAATGATAGATACCCATTCATCAACTTGAAGGGAAGTgttgtaaatattataaaaatattatgttccCTTATTTATTCCCTATTATTGGCAATTAGTATAATTAGCATAGGGAAGATTGAAATCCATAATTGAAGGGATTGAATCCCATGATTCTAGGAAGGAATTTATTGTCATGGTTGTATAAATAGAAACCTTGTATATTGAGATTATCCCAACAAAATAATGAGATTATTCCTCTCCTTTTCAAATCATTTAACACTAACACAAATTGCATAGGCTTTTCaagagaaaaactaaaaaataggAAGCATGACCCTAACATAGAGGAAGTTGGCAAGCATATCAACCAAGCTTATCAAAGCCTGTAGGAACTCACCAGTCATAAGTGCAATATCTTGTAACAAAGCTTTCTTTCCACCTGCAAATCCTGGACATTTTACAACTGCAACTCGTAGTAATCCTTgcattttgttcactactaatgTTTCCAGCACTTGCCTTGTGATATCCTCAGCAATAATTAAGAGTGGAGCACTCAACTGCATTGCCTTCTCTAGCAATGGGACTATTTCTTTGACACTCGAAATCTTTTGATCAGTTACCAAAACTTTAGCCCAATCAAACTCTACAATGGACTTCTCCTGGTTTGTAATGAAGTGAGGAGACATGTAACCCTTATCAATCTGTACAGAAAGGACAAACAACAACTGTATTAGGGTAGAAACAAAAGGATTGTGCAGATCCGAGCAGAAAGAAGAACTGACACTGGTTATtgtgtaatattatttgttagaatatgtaaaaatatcttatttttagaGTATATTAGACTATCCTTTAATATTGGTTTCCCTTTTTCCCATTATCTCTGAAGATTGATTGCCATATTTCACTATCTCTGATTTGCTTCCCTAATTAGTTAGGAGAAAAATTAGTGTTCTAGGCTTTAAGAACATATTATGATGTTGTAAGACATTacagtaaatatattatttattcgaAGTTGTTTTTCTCTTAATCTCCTTCCTCTACGCCTAAAACCCCACAATTTCAACACTGTCCATACCTTCATCCCTTCTTCAATTATCACAGAGGTTTCAGATGTTGAGGAGGACTCAATAGAGATCACCCCATCCGGACCAATCTTCCCCATAGCATCAGCAATCAAGTTGCCAACATACTCATCATTTCCGGCAGAAATTGATGCTACAGCTGAAAAAGAGAAGTAAGAAATATCTTCAATATTTTCGTGTGAAGATAACCCTTAATTTGTCAGAACTCAAACAAGCAGAAGCAAAGACCTTTAATATGCTCCCTCCCTTCAACAGGAACACTTCTCTCCTTCAATAACTTGACCAACTCCTTTACAGTCTTGTCCATCCCCTTCTTCAAAGAAATAGGATTAGCTCCAAAAGAAACTGCTAATAGTCCAGATTTAATCATGGCACGAGCCAAAATAATTGCAGTGCTAGTACCATCACCAGCCAACTCGTTCATTCTACTTGCAACCTACAAGCaggaaaactaaaaacataaatacatctCTGGTTactttcaattcaaattttatcCATTTAACATGTGGCAAAATCCTAGCAACCATGATCAACCTCTTGAATTAGGATGGCACCTGCATTCTCAATTGCATCTGAAAGCTCAATGGATCGAGCAATTGTAACGCCATCATTAATCACTTTAAGGTTTCCAGATTCAGAAAGAATAACATTTCGTCCTACATGTTTAGGAATGAAAGATAAGCAAGAACAGTCAACGATCACTGGAAGCAAGAAATTTTCAgctaaaagataattaaaagtaattgtGAGCCTTGTTAGTGTTTCCCCATATTAACTTATTATGTTTACGAAACaacttataatcaaacaaaaaccGATCAAAAGAAATCATGCAGTTAGTGCTTGCTTGAATTCACGTTGCAAACTGATGTAATTTATGTTTGGATTCTGTATTCTGAATTTAGAAGCAGTAGTAAACTCAGTACAAATTTGTTTATCCGACGCAAAaatcatttaaagttttttcacCTTAATCGATTTTGAACCAAACATATGAACGAACAAACGTAAAATTACATTAACCCGTATTTGAACATAATTTTGGATAAGCGAAAATCAGTTCAAACATTGAAGTCCCTAGTTGGGAAATTAATTTCTTGGGTCTAAAGTAGATTATGGGTAGGTCTTGCGTTGGATAAAAAATGTATACCTAGTTCTACTACTAACTTGATTCCAAAACAAAATCATCCAAACATAAATCTCTTCACTTAAAATCAATTCTAACAAAAATCAACTTCATTAAAAACCAGATTCACAAATGCTTAACCAAACATCCCTAAGCAGTTGCCAGCATAGATTCTAGGTATCGGCTATTGTTCAGGCAGAAAAGTAGCTAAATAAGATAGTAATTAAGCAGTGCAACAAATTAAAAACGCAATAACAGTCATGTAACCGACCCAATTGGTAACTGCAGTCAATACCTTTGGGTCCAACGGTAAGAGAAACAGCATCGGCGAGTTTATCAATCCCGGCTTGCATGGCCTCTCTGCACTCCTTACCGAATAATATCTTCTTAGGGCCTGCCCTCACCACAAAGCGCGAGGCTTTACGAACCCCAAATGCTATTTGGTTCCAACGAAAAGGCTGCACCAGCATAGAGTCAGAAAAATACGTAAAAATAGATGAAAGTGAGCATAGCATAGCAGAGTAAATATACTTACTGGGAACGAAGAAGAAGGGTTTCCATTGGGAGGGAAGAAATGTGAGGAGAGAAAGACGTGAGAATGTATATAGCTACTCATCTCGGAGACCCACACAGTTTGAATTGAAGAGTGGAATCTCACCTCTTCAACgaggttttctttttctgaatTCAAAGATTATGAGAGAAGTTTCGAAAATGTATTTGCTACACATAGGCATGTCAACGGGAACGGCACGAGTCTCGCTATCCTATAttcatttgtaaaaaatattcatcCTTATCTCCATATCtatacccaaatccaacggtCCTCATATctaaacccaacgggtattaaCTTTTGACATATTCCCATTCCCAccaggtaacgggtataatctcgtacccatacccatacccattttcttactacttcaatattaatttttataaaataataaaaaaattatgataaatgaaacataatattatcaaatattagaatgatggttgtttcttcaatatcaaatattttaaaataaattataattgtttacattttagattataatacaaaataaaatttcatgagaactaaaacaattattaaatttgcaaatattatgaacataattgataaaatttaaaaatattttttaaaaaatacaaaagaaaaataaatattcaaattaaaatatattttaaatatttgtttacttcaatcttttaaattttaataaatctcTTCTTtgtacactaataaaagttataatacatcattttatcaaaatgatacgaagaacaaataataatcataataaaattttaaaataaattataattgtttacattttagattataataccaaataaaattttatgagaaccaacacatttattaaatttacaaacattaatgaaacctagttgataatatttaaaaatatttttaaaaaaatataaacgaaaaacaaatattcaaattaaaatatattttaaatgtttgtttacttcaatcttttaaattctaatgaatctttttttatacactaataaaagttataatacatcattggatcaaaaagaaacaaataacaatcataataaaagtttaaaataaattataatgttttacattttatattgtaataccaaataaaatttcatgagaaccaatacatttattaaattcgCAAAGATTAATGagacctagttgataaaatttaaaaatatttttaagaaaatataaaaagaaaacaaatattcaaattaaaatatattttaaatgtttgtttacttcaatcttttaaattctaatgaatctctttcttatacacaaataaaagttataatacattacttaatcaaaataatatacaaagaacaaataataatcataataataaaatttaacatagatcttatatcttttgaacttcaattatgttggatggtgataaaaaaatattaatgacaattacattaaatttttatattgtagtaaataaaagttatttatacaattatagtgaaaaagttacagtatgattgataatgagttaaaaaataaaaaataattagataaaatatttcgaaacagtattctacataatgaaaataaacaagaaataaaaatattcaaaaattaacaaatgtttacaaacaatttgagagacttttgaaagaaatcgcacaaaggaaaacaaatgtataattaagggtatgataagttgaaaaatatcttagaaatctaagaaaacttttcaaatatcaacatatatactgagtggttgaaaaataacaaaactttttttagtgaaataaaaaaattattcaaatgaaacaaaaactaataataagaataataagtaaatgatttttttttatattacatagtaATCGAAATGTTTgagctattaaatacttaaattgagagtattaaacattttaatgtgaaagaaaaatatacattaaataaaaatattaaaaaataatagaaatattcaaatgtgagacataaaaatttttaattaacatacatatttttaacataattacataaaggttatgataagatgaaaaatataattaagatgtgaatgagttttatgacaaaccaaataattaaaataaataaaaaataatatatatatatatatggttatttaattaattagaaatattttaataatttaaacgaggacgggtaatatggcggggatatgtacatcctcatacccaaccccatacccaattgaaaaagtcggggattccccatacccataccccatacccagtcaatgcgaggattccccgtcaaaacgggaacggATTCGAATAATACCCACGATGatgggtttatttgccatctctaactACACAGAGCAAGGTCTTGGATGGTAAGGTTTAATTTCTTCTATTTCAGATTATGGCGGTTGAATTTAcactatttattttcattatgtattcACATtgaattttaccttttttaattttttatttatttatttgtgttttataaagtaagtcttttttttttaattttacttaagttaaatattttttctagttCTAATTTCACTGAAGTTTtatatagttaattttaattctttaaattcggtttacattaaataaacaacctttattttgaaaagttagAAATTATTTTCGACTCACGCATTAATATTGCGTCACATTTGTTATGTAACTAATGTGTGTGGATGTCTCACactaaatatacaaatatttcaacagttttttttttttctaaaagtcaAAATTATAGAGAGTTATCTTCAATTTAGAAGGTTAAGTTTAATTCAAATACGGTctaaaattaagattattttggatttattttcAATAGAGAAAGTTAAGGTCAATTTAGTAAGATCCTAGAAACTAAAATCATATAAGTTATTATTAACCGTATTACGCTTTAGACCGATATGTTAATGAAACATATACCCTACTTAAGCCACAATTTTATAACTAATTAAGCAATAATAACTACTTAAGACTAATCATTTTGCTTAAATCACaactagagatgacaaataaacccatCTCCGTGGGTATTACCCGAACTCGTCTCCGTTTTGACGGAAAATCCCCGTATTgactgggtatgagtatgggtatgagtatgggtatgagtatggaaaattctcgactttttcaattgggtatgaggatgggtatgaggatgtacatatccccgccataatactcgtccccgtttaaattattaaaatattcacaattaattaagtaaccatatatattatttatttcttctaattatttggtttgtcataaaactcattcgcatctcaattatatttttcatcttatcataacttttacgtaattatgttaaaaaaatgtatgtcaattaaaatttttttaggtctcatatttgaatatttctattattttttaatatttttatttatgtatattttcatttcacatgagaatgtttaatactctcaatgtaagtatttaatagcacaaacctttcgtttactaggtaatataaaaaaaattatttacttattattattagtttttgtttcatttgaataacttttttgtttcactaaaataatttttgttatttctcaaccattgagtatatatgttgatatttaaaaagttttcttagatctctaagatatttttcaacttatcatacccttaattttacatttgtttttctttgtgcgatttctttcaatagtctcttaaatttgttgtaaacatttgttaattttttaatatttttatttattttttattttcattatataaaatattatttcaatatattttatctaattattttttattttctaactcattatcaatcatactgtaattttttcactataattgtataaataacttttatttactacaatataaaaatttagtgtaattgtcatgaatatttttttatcaccatctaacataattgaagttcagaagatacaagatctatgttaaaattttattattatgattattatttgttctttgtgtcattttgatcaagaaatgtattataatttttattagtgtataaaaaaaagattcattataatttaaaagattgaagtaaacaaacatttaaaatatattttaatttgaatatttgttttccttttatatttttaaaaaaatatttttaaattttatcaactaggtttccttaatgtttgcaaatttaataaatgtgttggttatcatgaaattttatttggtataataatataaaatataaacaattataatttattttaaatttttattatgattattatttgttctttatatcattttgatcaaatgatgtattataacttttattagtgtataaaaaaaagactcattagaatttaaaagattgaaacaaacatttaaaatatattttaatttgaatatttgttttccttttatatttttaaaaaaatatttttaaatttatcaactaggtttcattaatgtttgtacatttaataaatgtgtttgttctcatgaaattttatttggtattataatttaaaatgtaaacaattataatttattttaaggtatttgatATCTAAGAAATAACCATCCTtgtaatattgaatatttgataatattatgtttcctttaccataattttttattattttataaaaattaattaaaattaatattgaagtagtaagaaaatgggtatgggtatgggtacgagaatATACCCATTACCCGGTGGGGATAAGGAtgagataaaagtttgatacccgttgaatttgggtatggggatgaagataaattttttttacggggatgaatatgagatagcgaaacccgtccccatCCCACcccattgtcatccctaatcaCAACCAAACCAAATCAAGATTAGGAATAAGTTTGATCATCCTCGTGGCCAATAAGTaagaaattcattaaaaatggTATAAATAAATTCTTACCCCCAAATTATTAACTACTAATACTATAAATTACTccataaatataataagtttAATTTGCGTAATCATAACACAtgattgtttatatatttaaaagaataaaatttcatgatttGACACATAATATACTGATACGAGCCCAcaatattaatgtcaatttaatacaaaagattaaattgaactttcttaaataattaaaagaataaattaaataaaaaaataataagaaaaatcaaataaacaaaaaaaaattatagaactAAATGAGTAATTATACATCATCCTAAAATATGtgattttataaaagttacttTGAACTTGTAGAACAATATCTATCTTTTGAATGAAGCATAGGTTTGTCCTTTCACGTCTAGTgctgttttcaattttttttgtcatgtaGTGTTATAATCTCATGAACTACCATGTTTTCTTTACACTAGTGTCAGTCTTGCTAATAATATATGGCTACATTTATTTTAACGATTTAGAAGAATTCCATTTGTTTTTTATACTTATATTGTTCAACTTAGAGTTATAGGCTCTAGGTCTCTTTTTATCCTTTATTAAAATGTTCATTTTGTGAagcttaaaaaatttaagaagtTCATCAAAgatcattattttcaaattcataaatcTTAGACTTTCACATTTTTGGTAAACTATTCAAGGTTTTCATATTATGTTGTGTTTTGGAGAACTTTCCTCCGACGACTTATGggaatttaaaatcttttaaacatCTTGTTAGTTGTTTATATCTTCATCATACATATCTCATTTTGTCTTTGAAAActagtaatttttgttttgtaggCATTTTATAACTCCTAGCCAATTTTGTATATGgaacatttgttttatttttattgtaacaACAAAAGTTTTGCTTTGACCTTTTGCTTAAGCTTATTAATTGAGTGTATTGTGTTTCACGTTTCATAATTATTACATCTACATGAGTTGactttatgtatattttattgttgtCTAATTGTTAGAGATAGACctataattttatcaattaaaatattcttttaatttattaaatttataacatCATTTAATaggttttataaaattttctcttatttctctttattttttactatgtttcttttaattcaaacaaCTTCGTCCCACCTCTCTTTCctcccaaattttgttttaacaatCCTTTTGGAAACTATCAAACAATAATGTCATTTGTTTGTATGACAAACTCTTTTTACCGTGCAATATAGAAAAACAAAGGATAAAGAATTTTTATATACTCTCTATTATTGATACTATACCCTTTCTTTAACTTTAACTATATAAGTTGTTtctaattataactttttaagtTACTaatattttagatgaatgttattttaatagtctctaaaataattaataactattttCTTGCAAGccttttcaaatttagtttacACTTTCAAGGAATTAAATTTATGCAAAACAATTAATTTCTActttataatactttttttattattattaggcttaaatacttttttggtcctcatttttttagtgtttgttgcggatgatcctcatttttaccgaatatttaaaatggtcctcattttcacaattcgtgttttatttggtccttttatgTAACgatgtttaaatcattaacgaagcattgtacaggtgacacGGTTTATATTAGGTTGTGTTACGTGTATTGTAcatatggctaattaacgttaatttttcaatttagggaaaattttgcaattagggaaatttaTTCATCTTCGTCGTTCTTGAACTCGAATTTGCAGAGGAAGCaactaatacttgtcatttcatcattggattgcatttgcgctcttcatttcaattttccagttaatcatcaacgaggtaagtgggtttagggttttctgggttgtgtttgctcgtgggtttggggtttgtttgtctttcgactgttgtgatgttctgcatgatttctaaattacttccatgattttgtgtagtttgtgtCTGTAGGTGGGGTTCAGTGGGGTATTTGAAGTGAGGCACATATCCATGGTTGGAAATATGTACACAGTGAATGTGGATGCTCAACATTGCAATTGTAGGAAATGGCTTTTGACTGCTATCCCTTGCTGTCATGCTATTGCAGCAATGAATTTCATAAATGAATACTGAGGACTTCATACCAATCTACTTCAGGAGATCCATCCATAAAGAAAtatatcaatccatcatctttccAGTCAATGGTGAAGTCTTATGGGAAAGAACTCCCTACTCTGACGTCCATTCACCACATAAGAGGATCTTACCAGGAAgacccaagaaaaaaagaaggttggaagagtgggagttgagaaaggataacacacaaatcagcaaaggagttcatagaaaaaaatgtaacacaTGCCGTTAGATTGGACATAACATGAACAATTACCCAGATAAGCCTGTGGATGAGCAGACTGCAACACCTGCTGAGACTGCACCAGATGCCCAAACTGTTGGgaatgcaccaactgctgaaactgctgagaatgcacccactgctgaaactcaaacaactcaaccaccgaggaatgaagtggagagtcaagcagcatcactaccaacaccagaagaaccatctcaacagtttagga contains:
- the LOC114175791 gene encoding chaperonin 60 subunit alpha 2, chloroplastic isoform X2, whose protein sequence is MMALQLLDPLSFQMQLRMQVASRMNELAGDGTSTAIILARAMIKSGLLAVSFGANPISLKKGMDKTVKELVKLLKERSVPVEGREHIKAVASISAGNDEYVGNLIADAMGKIGPDGVISIESSSTSETSVIIEEGMKIDKGYMSPHFITNQEKSIVEFDWAKVLVTDQKISSVKEIVPLLEKAMQLSAPLLIIAEDITRQVLETLVVNKMQGLLRVAVVKCPGFAGGKKALLQDIALMTGADFLSGDLGLTLDGATSDQLGTALKVTITSNATTIIADPSTKAEVQARISQIKKDLSETDNANLSRKLSERIAKLLGGVAVIKVGAHTELELEDRKLRIEDAKNATFAAISEGIVPGGGATYVHLLDMIPTIRNSMKDLDEQIGADIVAKALIEPAKSIATNAGIDGDIVVQKTRTHDWRTGYNAMTGMYEDLLNAGVADPSRVARCALQSAVSVAGVVLTTQAILVDKIKKPKPAVPYIPGITP
- the LOC114175791 gene encoding chaperonin 60 subunit alpha 2, chloroplastic isoform X3, with the protein product MLFLLPLDPKVASRMNELAGDGTSTAIILARAMIKSGLLAVSFGANPISLKKGMDKTVKELVKLLKERSVPVEGREHIKAVASISAGNDEYVGNLIADAMGKIGPDGVISIESSSTSETSVIIEEGMKIDKGYMSPHFITNQEKSIVEFDWAKVLVTDQKISSVKEIVPLLEKAMQLSAPLLIIAEDITRQVLETLVVNKMQGLLRVAVVKCPGFAGGKKALLQDIALMTGADFLSGDLGLTLDGATSDQLGTALKVTITSNATTIIADPSTKAEVQARISQIKKDLSETDNANLSRKLSERIAKLLGGVAVIKVGAHTELELEDRKLRIEDAKNATFAAISEGIVPGGGATYVHLLDMIPTIRNSMKDLDEQIGADIVAKALIEPAKSIATNAGIDGDIVVQKTRTHDWRTGYNAMTGMYEDLLNAGVADPSRVARCALQSAVSVAGVVLTTQAILVDKIKKPKPAVPYIPGITP
- the LOC114175791 gene encoding chaperonin 60 subunit alpha 2, chloroplastic isoform X1; translation: MSSYIHSHVFLSSHFFPPNGNPSSSFPPFRWNQIAFGVRKASRFVVRAGPKKILFGKECREAMQAGIDKLADAVSLTVGPKGRNVILSESGNLKVINDGVTIARSIELSDAIENAGAILIQEVASRMNELAGDGTSTAIILARAMIKSGLLAVSFGANPISLKKGMDKTVKELVKLLKERSVPVEGREHIKAVASISAGNDEYVGNLIADAMGKIGPDGVISIESSSTSETSVIIEEGMKIDKGYMSPHFITNQEKSIVEFDWAKVLVTDQKISSVKEIVPLLEKAMQLSAPLLIIAEDITRQVLETLVVNKMQGLLRVAVVKCPGFAGGKKALLQDIALMTGADFLSGDLGLTLDGATSDQLGTALKVTITSNATTIIADPSTKAEVQARISQIKKDLSETDNANLSRKLSERIAKLLGGVAVIKVGAHTELELEDRKLRIEDAKNATFAAISEGIVPGGGATYVHLLDMIPTIRNSMKDLDEQIGADIVAKALIEPAKSIATNAGIDGDIVVQKTRTHDWRTGYNAMTGMYEDLLNAGVADPSRVARCALQSAVSVAGVVLTTQAILVDKIKKPKPAVPYIPGITP